In Prunus dulcis chromosome 2, ALMONDv2, whole genome shotgun sequence, a single genomic region encodes these proteins:
- the LOC117618606 gene encoding SPX domain-containing membrane protein At4g22990-like isoform X2, whose product MVAFGKKLRESQIQEWQGYYLDYKLMKKKLNRYTQQIEVGTQNRHLVLKDFSILLDSEIEKIVMFLLQQQGVLASKLLNLGEQYDSVLQQVDGAKIPELQEAYRSVGRDVLRILSFVEMNAIGLRKILKKFDKRFGYRFTDYYVKTRANHPYSQLRQVCKQVGVGAVVGAISRNLADLQDFQQHCGNYISIYDQPAFSHPDPVLDSIRAAVNRLSNSTSFLHYLGKHALLMGDDLQSPSEDHADDGRYHFMSLLLNLANTFLYMVNTYIIVPTADNYSMTLGAAATVCGVVIGSMAVAQVFSSVYFSAWSNRSYMRPLVFSSIILLVGNTLYALAYDLNSISVLLIGRLFCGLGSARAVNRRYISDCVPLKLRMQASAGFVSAGALGMACGPALACLLQTNFKIYKLTFNEDTLPGWIMALAWLIYLLWLSISFKEPSRVTTENIVPRESNSGKIVNISVENGPTQPLLSNSKAKQKDRDGDTDCDDAEEDPTEIQKPVNSIVSAYRLLTPSVKVQLYIYFMLKYAMEIVLAESSVITGYYFIWSTSSVAIFLACLGLTVLPVNVVVGSYISNMFEERQVLLASEILVCIGILLSFHVLIPYSVPQYVSSALITFVSAEVLEGVNLSLLSRVMSSRLSRGTFNGGLLSTEAGTLARVIADGTITLAGFWGESKLLNTTLVPALVICVSSIVATCFTYNSLY is encoded by the exons ATGGTTGCCTTCGGGAAGAAGTTAAGAGAATCACAAATTCAAGAATGGCAAGG atACTATCTTGACTACAAGTtaatgaagaagaagctcaACCGATATACACAacaaattgaagttggaacACAAAATCGCCACCTTGTTCTTAAGGACTTCTCAATATTGCTAGATAGTGAG ATTGAAAAGATTGTCATGTTTCTGCTGCAACAACAAGGAGTTCTTGCAAGCAAGTTATTGAATCTTGGAGAACAGTATGATTCTGTCTTACAGCAGGTAGATGGAGCAAAAATACCTGAACTGCAAGAAGCATATAGATCAGTTGGACGAGATGTTTTAAGAATCCTCTCTTTTGTTGAGATGAATGCTATTGGTCTGCGTAAGATATTGAAGAAGTTTGACAAGCGGTTTGGTTATAGATTTACTGACTACTACGTCAAAACTCGTGCAAATCATCCTTATTCCCAGTTACGCCAAGTTTGCAAGCAAGTG GGTGTTGGGGCCGTTGTTGGAGCCATATCTCGAAACCTGGCGGACCTTCAAGATTTTCAACAACATTGTGGGAACTACATATCAATATATGATCAGCCTGCCTTTTCCCACCCG GATCCCGTCCTTGACTCTATCAGGGCAGCAGTAAACAGGTTATCAAACTCAACAAGTTTCCTTCATTATTTGGGAAAACATGCACTTCTTATGGGGGATGATTTACAAAGCCCATCTGAGGATCATGCTGATGACGGAAGATATCATTTCATGTCACTCCTCTTGAACTTGGCAAACACATTTCTGTATATGgttaatacatatataattgtcCCAACAGCTGACAATTACTCCATGACCCTTGGAGCTGCAGCAACCGTCTGTGGTGTTGTGATTGGATCAATGGCTGTTGCTCAGGTGTTCTCTTCAGTTTATTTCAGTGCATGGTCAAATAGATCATACATGAGACCACTGGTATTTAGCAGCATCATTCTTCTTGTGGGAAATACTTTGTATGCACTGGCTTATGATCTTAATTCAATATCAGTACTTCTGATTGGTCGACTATTCTGCGG GTTAGGTTCTGCAAGAGCAGTTAATAGGCGTTATATCAGTGACTGCGTACCCCTTAAATTGCGAATGCAGGCTTCTGCTGGTTTTGTCAGTGCCGGTGCACTTGGAATGGCATGTGGGCCTGCTCTTGCTTGTTTACTCCAAACTAATTTCAAGATTTACAAATTGACATTCAACGAAGACACATTACCTGGTTGGATTATGGCTCTCGCATGGCTAATCTATTTGCTGTGGttgtcaatttcttttaaagaGCCTTCTCGTGTGACAACAGAAAATATTGTGCCACGGGAATCTAATTCTG GGAAAATTGTAAATATTTCTGTGGAGAATGGTCCTACACAACCATTGCTGTCAAACTCCAAAGCTAAGCAAAAAGATAGAGATGGAGACACTGATTGTGATGATGCTGAAGAAGATCCTACAGAAATCCAAAAACCAGTCAATTCAATTGTGTCAGCATATAGATTACTAACCCCATCAGTGAAG GTTCAACTGTATATCTATTTTATGCTGAAATATGCAATGGAGATTGTACTTGCTGAATCCAGTGTCATCACTGGATATTACTTTATTTGGTCGACTAGCAGTGTGGCAATCTTTCTTGCATGTCTCGGGCTAACGGTGCTTCCAGTCAACGTTGTTGTTGGAAGCTACATCAGCAACATGTTTGAAGAAAG GCAAGTTCTACTGGCATCTGAAATTCTGGTATGCATAGGTATACTACTAAGCTTCCACGTATTGATCCCTTACTCTGTGCCTCAGTATGTCAGCTCAGCCCTTATAACATTCGTGTCAGCTGAAGTCCTTGAAG GTGTAAACTTATCACTCCTATCTCGAGTCATGTCATCGAGGCTTTCTCGTGGGACTTTCAATGGCGGACTACTTTCAACCGAAGCAGGGACCCTAGCTCGAGTAATCGCAGATGGAACAATAACACTAGCTGGGTTTTGGGGTGAGAGCAAGCTCTTGAATACCACCCTGGTTCCTGCATTGGTCATCTGCGTCTCATCCATAGTTGCCACCTGCTTCACCTACAACTCTCTCTACTGA
- the LOC117618606 gene encoding SPX domain-containing membrane protein At4g22990-like isoform X1, translating to MVAFGKKLRESQIQEWQGYYLDYKLMKKKLNRYTQQIEVGTQNRHLVLKDFSILLDSEIEKIVMFLLQQQGVLASKLLNLGEQYDSVLQQVDGAKIPELQEAYRSVGRDVLRILSFVEMNAIGLRKILKKFDKRFGYRFTDYYVKTRANHPYSQLRQVCKQVGVGAVVGAISRNLADLQDFQQHCGNYISIYDQPAFSHPDPVLDSIRAAVNRLSNSTSFLHYLGKHALLMGDDLQSPSEDHADDGRYHFMSLLLNLANTFLYMVNTYIIVPTADNYSMTLGAAATVCGVVIGSMAVAQVFSSVYFSAWSNRSYMRPLVFSSIILLVGNTLYALAYDLNSISVLLIGRLFCGLGSARAVNRRYISDCVPLKLRMQASAGFVSAGALGMACGPALACLLQTNFKIYKLTFNEDTLPGWIMALAWLIYLLWLSISFKEPSRVTTENIVPRESNSGKIVNISVENGPTQPLLSNSKAKQKDRDGDTDCDDAEEDPTEIQKPVNSIVSAYRLLTPSVKVQLYIYFMLKYAMEIVLAESSVITGYYFIWSTSSVAIFLACLGLTVLPVNVVVGSYISNMFEERWTFKQVLLASEILVCIGILLSFHVLIPYSVPQYVSSALITFVSAEVLEGVNLSLLSRVMSSRLSRGTFNGGLLSTEAGTLARVIADGTITLAGFWGESKLLNTTLVPALVICVSSIVATCFTYNSLY from the exons ATGGTTGCCTTCGGGAAGAAGTTAAGAGAATCACAAATTCAAGAATGGCAAGG atACTATCTTGACTACAAGTtaatgaagaagaagctcaACCGATATACACAacaaattgaagttggaacACAAAATCGCCACCTTGTTCTTAAGGACTTCTCAATATTGCTAGATAGTGAG ATTGAAAAGATTGTCATGTTTCTGCTGCAACAACAAGGAGTTCTTGCAAGCAAGTTATTGAATCTTGGAGAACAGTATGATTCTGTCTTACAGCAGGTAGATGGAGCAAAAATACCTGAACTGCAAGAAGCATATAGATCAGTTGGACGAGATGTTTTAAGAATCCTCTCTTTTGTTGAGATGAATGCTATTGGTCTGCGTAAGATATTGAAGAAGTTTGACAAGCGGTTTGGTTATAGATTTACTGACTACTACGTCAAAACTCGTGCAAATCATCCTTATTCCCAGTTACGCCAAGTTTGCAAGCAAGTG GGTGTTGGGGCCGTTGTTGGAGCCATATCTCGAAACCTGGCGGACCTTCAAGATTTTCAACAACATTGTGGGAACTACATATCAATATATGATCAGCCTGCCTTTTCCCACCCG GATCCCGTCCTTGACTCTATCAGGGCAGCAGTAAACAGGTTATCAAACTCAACAAGTTTCCTTCATTATTTGGGAAAACATGCACTTCTTATGGGGGATGATTTACAAAGCCCATCTGAGGATCATGCTGATGACGGAAGATATCATTTCATGTCACTCCTCTTGAACTTGGCAAACACATTTCTGTATATGgttaatacatatataattgtcCCAACAGCTGACAATTACTCCATGACCCTTGGAGCTGCAGCAACCGTCTGTGGTGTTGTGATTGGATCAATGGCTGTTGCTCAGGTGTTCTCTTCAGTTTATTTCAGTGCATGGTCAAATAGATCATACATGAGACCACTGGTATTTAGCAGCATCATTCTTCTTGTGGGAAATACTTTGTATGCACTGGCTTATGATCTTAATTCAATATCAGTACTTCTGATTGGTCGACTATTCTGCGG GTTAGGTTCTGCAAGAGCAGTTAATAGGCGTTATATCAGTGACTGCGTACCCCTTAAATTGCGAATGCAGGCTTCTGCTGGTTTTGTCAGTGCCGGTGCACTTGGAATGGCATGTGGGCCTGCTCTTGCTTGTTTACTCCAAACTAATTTCAAGATTTACAAATTGACATTCAACGAAGACACATTACCTGGTTGGATTATGGCTCTCGCATGGCTAATCTATTTGCTGTGGttgtcaatttcttttaaagaGCCTTCTCGTGTGACAACAGAAAATATTGTGCCACGGGAATCTAATTCTG GGAAAATTGTAAATATTTCTGTGGAGAATGGTCCTACACAACCATTGCTGTCAAACTCCAAAGCTAAGCAAAAAGATAGAGATGGAGACACTGATTGTGATGATGCTGAAGAAGATCCTACAGAAATCCAAAAACCAGTCAATTCAATTGTGTCAGCATATAGATTACTAACCCCATCAGTGAAG GTTCAACTGTATATCTATTTTATGCTGAAATATGCAATGGAGATTGTACTTGCTGAATCCAGTGTCATCACTGGATATTACTTTATTTGGTCGACTAGCAGTGTGGCAATCTTTCTTGCATGTCTCGGGCTAACGGTGCTTCCAGTCAACGTTGTTGTTGGAAGCTACATCAGCAACATGTTTGAAGAAAGGTGGACCTTCAA GCAAGTTCTACTGGCATCTGAAATTCTGGTATGCATAGGTATACTACTAAGCTTCCACGTATTGATCCCTTACTCTGTGCCTCAGTATGTCAGCTCAGCCCTTATAACATTCGTGTCAGCTGAAGTCCTTGAAG GTGTAAACTTATCACTCCTATCTCGAGTCATGTCATCGAGGCTTTCTCGTGGGACTTTCAATGGCGGACTACTTTCAACCGAAGCAGGGACCCTAGCTCGAGTAATCGCAGATGGAACAATAACACTAGCTGGGTTTTGGGGTGAGAGCAAGCTCTTGAATACCACCCTGGTTCCTGCATTGGTCATCTGCGTCTCATCCATAGTTGCCACCTGCTTCACCTACAACTCTCTCTACTGA